In the genome of Dickeya fangzhongdai, one region contains:
- the pgsA gene encoding CDP-diacylglycerol--glycerol-3-phosphate 3-phosphatidyltransferase — protein sequence MRFNIPTWLTLFRVVLIPFFVLAFYLPFNWAPMVCAGIFVFAAVTDWFDGFLARRWKQTTRFGAFLDPVADKVMVAVALVLVAEHYHSWWITLPAATMIAREIIISALREWMAELGKRSSVAVSWIGKIKTTAQMVALVGLLWRPERMVEAAGVAALYVAAVLTFWSMFQYLSAAWRDLLEH from the coding sequence ATGCGATTTAATATACCAACGTGGCTTACCCTGTTTCGTGTTGTACTAATCCCATTCTTTGTGCTGGCGTTTTACCTGCCATTCAACTGGGCACCAATGGTATGTGCGGGCATCTTTGTCTTTGCGGCGGTGACAGACTGGTTTGACGGTTTTCTTGCCCGCCGGTGGAAACAAACCACGCGTTTTGGCGCCTTTCTGGACCCTGTGGCCGACAAGGTCATGGTGGCGGTTGCGCTGGTGCTGGTGGCTGAGCATTATCATTCCTGGTGGATTACGCTGCCCGCCGCCACGATGATTGCCCGTGAAATCATCATTTCTGCATTGCGCGAGTGGATGGCGGAGCTGGGTAAACGCAGCAGCGTGGCGGTGTCCTGGATTGGTAAAATCAAAACCACGGCACAGATGGTCGCGCTGGTCGGTTTGCTGTGGCGGCCTGAACGCATGGTGGAGGCCGCTGGCGTGGCGGCGCTGTATGTGGCCGCGGTGCTAACGTTTTGGTCGATGTTTCAGTATTTGAGCGCTGCCTGGCGCGATTTGCTTGAACATTGA
- the uvrC gene encoding excinuclease ABC subunit UvrC, whose protein sequence is MTERFDAQAFLKTVTSQPGVYRMYDASDTVIYVGKAKDLKKRLSSYFRAHVASRKTEALVKSIRQIDVTITHTETEALLLEHNYIKRYQPRYNVLLRDDKSYPMIFLSGDTHPRLSVHRGAKHAKGEYFGPFPNGNAVRETLMLLQKLFPIRQCENSVYRNRSRPCLQYQIGRCLGPCVSGLVSEEEYQRQVEYVRLFLSGKDQQVLTRLIDRMETASRELRFEEAARIRDQIQAVRRVTEKQFVSGDGDDLDVIGVAFEAGMACVHVLFIRQGKVLGSRSYFPKVPGGTELAEVVQTFVGQFYLQGSVSRTLPSDILLDFSLPEHQLLAESLTEQAGRKIQIQTRPRGDRARYLKLARTNAHTALTTKLSQQSTVQQRLAALASVLGIEKINRMECFDISHTMGEQTVASCVVFNADGPLRSEYRRYNISGITPGDDYAAMNQVLRRRYGKSIDEGKIPDVIVIDGGKGQLAQAKDVFASLQVPWDKSRPLLLGVAKGSDRKAGLETLFFEATGEGVALPADSPALHVIQHIRDDSHNHAISGHRKQRAKVKSTSSLETIEGVGPKRRQMLLKYMGGLQPLMNASVEDIANVPGISHALAEKIFHALKH, encoded by the coding sequence GTGACTGAACGTTTTGACGCCCAGGCTTTTCTGAAGACCGTAACCAGTCAGCCTGGGGTTTATCGTATGTACGATGCCAGCGACACGGTGATCTACGTCGGTAAAGCCAAAGATCTGAAAAAACGCCTTTCCAGTTATTTTCGTGCTCATGTCGCCAGCCGTAAAACAGAGGCTTTGGTGAAAAGTATCCGGCAGATCGATGTGACGATCACGCATACTGAAACCGAAGCCCTGTTGCTTGAGCACAACTACATCAAACGCTATCAGCCGCGTTACAATGTGCTGTTGCGTGACGATAAGTCCTACCCAATGATTTTCCTCAGCGGGGATACGCATCCCCGCCTGTCGGTTCACCGCGGCGCCAAGCACGCCAAGGGCGAATACTTCGGCCCGTTTCCCAATGGCAATGCCGTGCGCGAAACCCTGATGCTTTTGCAAAAGCTGTTCCCCATTCGTCAGTGTGAAAACAGCGTCTACCGCAACCGCTCGCGTCCTTGCCTGCAGTATCAGATCGGCCGTTGTCTGGGGCCGTGCGTGAGCGGTCTGGTCAGTGAGGAAGAGTATCAGCGCCAGGTCGAGTATGTGCGTCTCTTTCTGTCCGGCAAAGATCAGCAGGTGTTGACCCGCCTGATCGATCGCATGGAAACGGCAAGCAGGGAATTGCGATTTGAGGAAGCCGCGCGTATTCGCGATCAGATCCAGGCGGTGCGGCGGGTGACCGAAAAGCAGTTTGTCTCCGGCGACGGCGATGATCTTGACGTGATCGGTGTAGCATTTGAAGCCGGAATGGCGTGTGTGCACGTGCTCTTTATCCGTCAGGGTAAAGTGTTGGGCAGTCGCAGCTATTTCCCTAAAGTTCCGGGAGGAACAGAGCTGGCGGAAGTGGTGCAGACGTTTGTCGGCCAGTTCTATTTGCAGGGTAGTGTTTCCCGCACCTTACCGTCTGACATCCTGCTGGACTTCTCGCTGCCGGAACATCAGTTGCTGGCCGAGTCTCTGACCGAACAGGCCGGCCGCAAGATCCAGATTCAAACCCGGCCGCGTGGTGACCGCGCACGCTATCTTAAACTGGCGCGCACCAACGCCCATACGGCATTGACAACGAAGTTGTCGCAGCAATCGACGGTCCAACAGCGCCTGGCTGCGCTGGCGTCTGTTCTTGGGATCGAAAAAATCAACCGTATGGAATGTTTCGATATCAGTCATACCATGGGGGAACAGACCGTGGCGTCCTGTGTCGTGTTCAATGCGGATGGGCCGCTGCGTTCGGAGTATCGCCGCTACAATATCTCCGGTATCACGCCGGGCGATGACTATGCCGCCATGAATCAGGTGCTCCGGCGTCGGTATGGCAAGTCGATTGACGAAGGCAAGATTCCTGATGTTATCGTGATTGACGGCGGCAAAGGGCAACTGGCGCAGGCCAAGGACGTCTTTGCGTCATTACAGGTGCCCTGGGACAAATCACGCCCTTTACTGCTGGGGGTCGCGAAAGGCAGCGATCGCAAGGCCGGGCTGGAGACGCTGTTCTTCGAAGCGACAGGCGAGGGGGTAGCATTGCCTGCCGATTCGCCGGCGTTGCACGTAATTCAGCATATTCGTGACGATTCGCATAACCATGCCATCAGTGGTCACCGCAAACAGCGTGCTAAAGTAAAAAGTACCAGTTCGCTGGAGACCATCGAAGGGGTGGGACCGAAGCGGCGGCAGATGTTATTGAAATACATGGGCGGATTACAGCCGCTGATGAACGCCAGCGTGGAAGACATCGCCAACGTACCGGGAATTTCGCATGCGTTGGCAGAAAAAATCTTTCATGCATTGAAACACTAG
- the uvrY gene encoding UvrY/SirA/GacA family response regulator transcription factor translates to MISVFLVDDHELVRAGIRRILDDIKGLKVVGEAQCGEDAVRWCRNNSADVVLMDMNMPGIGGLEATRKIVRFSPEIKVIMLTIYTENPLPAKVMQAGAAGYLSKGATPEEVICAIRSVHAGKRYIASDIAQQMALSQLEPQTETPLECLSERELQIMMMITKGQKVTEISDQLNLSPKTVNSYRYRMFSKLNINGDVELTHLAIRHGLFSAETLISSD, encoded by the coding sequence TTGATTAGCGTTTTTCTTGTTGATGACCATGAACTGGTGCGAGCAGGGATACGGCGCATTCTTGACGATATTAAAGGCCTCAAGGTTGTTGGTGAGGCGCAGTGCGGTGAAGATGCGGTCAGATGGTGCCGTAATAACAGTGCGGACGTTGTGCTGATGGATATGAACATGCCAGGAATCGGCGGTCTTGAGGCAACACGCAAAATTGTACGATTTTCCCCTGAAATTAAAGTTATAATGCTAACGATTTACACAGAGAACCCGTTACCTGCTAAAGTGATGCAGGCGGGGGCAGCGGGCTACCTTAGCAAGGGCGCCACGCCGGAAGAGGTGATATGCGCCATCCGCTCTGTGCATGCCGGCAAACGATATATTGCGTCGGATATCGCTCAGCAAATGGCGTTGAGCCAACTGGAGCCGCAGACAGAAACGCCGCTGGAGTGTCTGTCTGAACGCGAATTGCAGATTATGATGATGATCACCAAAGGGCAAAAAGTGACGGAGATCTCCGATCAACTCAACCTTAGCCCGAAAACGGTCAACAGCTATCGTTACCGAATGTTCAGTAAGCTGAACATTAACGGCGATGTGGAGCTGACGCATCTGGCGATTCGCCACGGTTTATTTAGTGCGGAGACATTGATTAGTAGTGACTGA